The genomic interval acacagaaataaagtgttgtataatactagtttggaacaacacaagttagtagataacatttacatttttagtgtgaacttttaagaaaaaataaaaaaaaaaacaatcccatAATGGACTCTACTGAACCcagtaaagaaatatatattatttattatttatttaatctttattagAGTAGTGGTTAAACCCATTACAAAAGAGTGGAcatgctgaccaatcagagcacacttggcttttttggaaagaaagatttaaagagacaggaaacaaaaaaagggtGTTTCAGGCAAAGCTACTGCCGCAGTATACAGTGTGAAAGAAAAACTAAtgtgtttttgattattaaatcATGTAAATGTCTTGTAACAGACCcccaaaaattttattttgaacttgTGAATTAGCATTACATGGAAACCCAATCATTTAATGCATACCTAAAATGTGTCAGGATTTCCCATacacaaatgtaatatatatatatatatatatatatatatatatatatatatatatatatatatgtgtgtgtgtgtgtgtgtgtgtgtgtgtgtgtgtgtgtgtgtaataatatgTAATGTGAATTAAAACTTGAAATGAAACCTATTGGATCTATTTCATATTAACATATATCTAGCAcaaatatgtatgtttatgtatgtgtagTACATTGTTGGACGTACACTGTATATcatgtacatgtaaatatatcCTTACACCCATCGATACAcattatataagtaaatataaaatataaaagatagatgtgtatttaaacatttattacaaaaataaatataagcacagatttttgtatatgtacagtatatattattttattaaatttacataGAATTCACATTGCTACATATATATTGACATATATAGCTGCTACATGATACCTGATCTTATTCAACTATGTACATATACAAATTTTGCTTTGGGAATtttttatatgttataatattCATCTACCCagagaatataaatattagaaaattataTTTGGCAAAATCACTTGATAAAGGGCAATATATTTCACATAATATATCTCTGTAGGAGTTGTGGTGTTTTAAACCATTTAGAAATCATGTCTGATCAGAGAACGGGCTTCTATTATGACTAACTTTCAGTTTCTGCTTCTGTAGGAATCTAATGCCGCGTACTTTAGATGGCCAGATCACCATGGAGAAAACACCCAGCTACTTCATCACCCGTGAAGCAGCGCCCCGCGTCTTCTCCATGAGCCGCAGCACCAAACTCATCGTGGTGGTCCGTGACCCCGTGACCCGGGCCGTGTCTGACTACACTCAGACTCTGACCAAAAGCCCCGGCCTGCCGTCCTTCCAGAATCTGGTCTTCAAGAACTCCACCACGGGTCTGATCGACACGTCCTGGAGCGCCGTGAGGATCGGCATCTACGCCAAACACCTGGAGCACTGGCTCAGGTATTTCCCACTCGCGCAGTTTCTTTTTGTGAGCGGGGAGAAGCTGGTGACGGACCCCGCGGGAGAAATGGGCCGGGTGCAGGATTTCCTGGGACTCAAACGGGTGGTGACCAATAAGCACTTCTACTTTAACCAGACTAAAGGCTTCCCCTGCCTCAAAAAGCCCGAAGGAAGCAGCAGACCGCGATGCCTGGGGAAATCGAAAGGCAGACCGCATCCACACATACCAGCAGAAGTGCTGCACAGACTCAGGGATTTCTACAGGCCTTTGAACATGAAGTTCTACCAGATGACTGGTCAGGACTTCGGCTGGGAATAAACACTTGCAGGACCCTTTctgataatgcagaaaacaatgaaactctTAATTTATGACTGATTGATATTGATTTTCAGTATCTTCACCCTGAGTACTCGCAGAAattactagtaaatttcacaattaattacacacacacacacacacacacacacacacaaatggcaaGTGCAAACAAAGAGATTACTGGCCACAGACTGAATGTAATCCAAGTTGAAAAGGGTATAGCAAAAATATATCTTATTATATAAACATCATAGTGTACAGTGTAAATGAATTCAAAAATAAACCAGCACAAGCAAACATTTCagcacattgttttttttgtttgtttttttagtgctCACATGCCAACAACTATTCACCCTTTTTCTGGATTACTAATTAGAGATAATTAGCTGGATTCAATTAACAGGTGGACCTCAAAGAAAATGTGGCAATTAAACCAAACCAACATATATACAAGAACAACAAATAGTATACATTTTATAAGTATGCAAATCATGCAAAAAGTCATAAATgaaatttcaataataaaaatgatttaaaaaaaatacaaataatataaagccccaccccacacacaaaaaaaatactttcatcaCTGCATTCTTGAAGATTATTgcattgaaacatttttatttcatactcctcctcatcgcatgcattttttgcatttattttaaagtatatatgtgccttttaaaatgcatttcacagTATACATGTGCATTCAAAACGTgcagtttacagtatatatttggtTTGCAAAGGATTCAACTGAGAATTATCTCAAACAGTCTGAACAGAATACC from Carassius auratus strain Wakin chromosome 26, ASM336829v1, whole genome shotgun sequence carries:
- the LOC113043972 gene encoding heparan sulfate glucosamine 3-O-sulfotransferase 3B1-like — translated: MGCWTTSCDLGHLKARSKVSVLFTMILIFTYLFYCLTGFCDSMPSPLFVHQNFRSKLFPKEAKKLSHWNGSVVRELPEQDATDVEEEKRQRGLAYDSNLSVSNNFGTKEFPQAIIIGVKKGGTRALLEFLRVHPDVRAVGAEPHFFDRFYEKGLQWYRNLMPRTLDGQITMEKTPSYFITREAAPRVFSMSRSTKLIVVVRDPVTRAVSDYTQTLTKSPGLPSFQNLVFKNSTTGLIDTSWSAVRIGIYAKHLEHWLRYFPLAQFLFVSGEKLVTDPAGEMGRVQDFLGLKRVVTNKHFYFNQTKGFPCLKKPEGSSRPRCLGKSKGRPHPHIPAEVLHRLRDFYRPLNMKFYQMTGQDFGWE